A window from Sphingopyxis alaskensis RB2256 encodes these proteins:
- a CDS encoding SapC family protein, giving the protein MATAPAPANLPLFYKDLTPLSSVDHADFHARPLDSAAFLVGQHAVPLTSDEFVSACRFFPIVFSAGDNPVPLALMGLNEGINTFVDDQGKLINPVYVPAYIRRYPFLLAKLQPNTDELSLCFDPTSGAIGKFDEGDALFVDGQPSDQVKAVLEFCKNFEEAGQRTGMFMEELKKADLLMDGEVAIQQEGNDKPYIYRGFQMVDENKLRELRGDVLRKLMQNGILGLIFAHLFSLQLMREVFAEQVKSGKMQLVTEAPAV; this is encoded by the coding sequence ATGGCCACCGCGCCCGCACCTGCCAACCTGCCGCTGTTCTACAAAGACCTCACCCCGCTTTCGAGCGTCGATCATGCCGATTTCCACGCGCGCCCGCTCGACAGCGCCGCGTTCCTGGTCGGCCAGCACGCGGTCCCGCTGACCTCGGACGAGTTTGTTTCGGCGTGCCGCTTTTTCCCGATCGTCTTCTCGGCTGGCGACAATCCCGTTCCGCTCGCGCTGATGGGCCTCAACGAAGGCATCAATACGTTCGTCGACGATCAGGGCAAGCTGATCAATCCGGTCTATGTCCCGGCCTATATACGCCGCTATCCCTTCCTGCTCGCCAAGCTTCAGCCGAACACCGACGAGCTGTCGCTCTGTTTCGATCCGACATCGGGCGCAATTGGCAAGTTCGACGAGGGCGACGCGCTGTTCGTCGACGGCCAGCCGTCGGACCAGGTCAAGGCGGTGCTCGAGTTCTGCAAGAATTTCGAGGAAGCCGGCCAGCGCACCGGCATGTTCATGGAAGAGCTGAAAAAGGCTGACCTGCTGATGGACGGCGAAGTCGCGATCCAGCAGGAAGGCAATGACAAGCCCTATATCTATCGCGGGTTCCAGATGGTGGACGAAAACAAGCTGCGCGAGCTGCGCGGCGATGTGCTGCGCAAGCTGATGCAAAACGGCATCCTTGGCCTCATCTTCGCGCACCTCTTCTCGCTGCAATTGATGCGCGAAGTCTTCGCCGAACAGGTGAAGAGCGGCAAGATGCAACTCGTCACCGAAGCTCCGGCCGTCTGA
- a CDS encoding FAD-binding oxidoreductase, with product MPRRPSPSLLRALSDLLGVKGFSTDADAMAPWLTDWRGKYHGRAAAMLSPASTEEVAAVVRLCAEADAALVPQGGNSGMVGGATPDASGDQLLLSLRRMNRVRHIDVAAGIAIAEAGVILQSFHDAVLTHGLRFPLTLGGKGSATIGGLVSTNAGGTQVLRHGTMRALVAGIEAVLPDGSIFDGLAPLKKDNRGYDLRHLFCGAEGTLGVVTAAALHLVRAATARRTAWIGVESPETALALLRRLDAAIGRTLEGFELIPHACLDAVLRHIPGTRAPLADAHPWYVLAELAGDDDTALGDALEGQLAAALDAGLVRDVALAKNDRESDDFWRLRDSISEAERADGPALQHDISVPVDLMPAFIADNPVRLGAAFPGARALSFGHLGDGNVHHHVQPPHGIDGAAWIAAHGADVSRLVYTHVVELGGSISAEHGIGQMKRDILAELDSPARLAALRGVKHGLDPAGIFNPGKLIG from the coding sequence ATGCCACGCCGCCCTTCCCCCTCGCTGCTCCGGGCGCTTTCCGATCTCCTCGGCGTCAAGGGATTCAGCACCGACGCCGACGCGATGGCGCCATGGCTCACCGACTGGCGCGGCAAATATCATGGCCGCGCCGCGGCGATGCTGTCGCCCGCCAGCACCGAAGAGGTCGCCGCCGTGGTGCGCCTGTGCGCCGAGGCGGACGCCGCGCTGGTGCCGCAGGGCGGCAACAGCGGCATGGTCGGCGGCGCGACTCCCGATGCCAGCGGCGATCAACTGCTGCTCAGCCTCCGCCGCATGAACCGCGTCCGTCATATCGACGTCGCCGCGGGGATCGCCATCGCCGAGGCGGGCGTGATCCTCCAGTCCTTCCACGACGCCGTGCTGACACATGGGCTGCGCTTTCCGCTGACGCTCGGCGGCAAGGGATCGGCGACGATCGGCGGACTCGTTTCGACCAACGCGGGAGGAACACAGGTGCTGCGCCACGGCACGATGCGCGCGCTCGTCGCGGGGATCGAGGCGGTGCTGCCCGATGGCAGCATATTCGACGGCCTCGCTCCGCTGAAGAAGGACAATCGCGGTTATGATCTCCGGCACCTGTTCTGCGGCGCCGAAGGCACGCTCGGCGTCGTCACCGCCGCGGCGCTGCACCTCGTCCGCGCGGCCACCGCGCGGCGCACGGCGTGGATCGGCGTCGAATCGCCAGAAACGGCGCTCGCGCTGCTCCGCCGCCTCGACGCCGCGATCGGACGCACGCTCGAGGGGTTCGAGCTCATCCCGCACGCCTGTCTCGACGCGGTGCTGCGCCACATTCCCGGCACGCGCGCGCCGCTCGCCGACGCACACCCATGGTATGTGCTCGCTGAGCTTGCGGGCGACGACGACACGGCGCTTGGCGATGCGCTCGAAGGACAGCTTGCCGCCGCGCTCGATGCCGGGCTGGTCCGCGATGTCGCACTCGCCAAGAATGACCGCGAGAGCGACGATTTCTGGCGCCTGCGCGATTCGATTTCGGAAGCCGAGCGCGCCGATGGCCCGGCGCTTCAGCATGACATCAGCGTTCCCGTCGACCTGATGCCCGCCTTCATCGCCGACAATCCCGTGCGGCTGGGGGCCGCCTTCCCCGGCGCTCGCGCCCTCTCTTTCGGCCATCTCGGCGACGGCAATGTCCATCATCATGTCCAGCCGCCGCACGGCATCGACGGCGCGGCATGGATCGCCGCGCACGGCGCCGATGTCAGCCGCCTCGTCTACACCCATGTCGTCGAGCTGGGCGGGTCGATCTCGGCCGAACATGGCATCGGCCAGATGAAGCGCGACATCCTCGCCGAGCTCGACAGCCCCGCGCGACTGGCGGCGCTGCGCGGCGTGAAGCACGGGCTCGACCCCGCGGGCATCTTCAATCCCGGCAAGCTGATCGGCTGA
- a CDS encoding DEAD/DEAH box helicase, with the protein MKFADLGLSDELLRAIDESGYSEPTAIQAGAIPSVLMMRDMIGIAQTGTGKTASFVLPMIDILAHGRARALMPRSLILEPTRELAAQVAENFEKYGKYHKLSMALLIGGVQMGDQIKALEKGVDVLIATPGRLMDLFERGKILLTGCNLLVIDEADRMLDMGFIPDIENICTKLPANRQTLLFSATMPPPIKKLADKFLSNPKTIEVARPASRNENIEQFVVKTSERGKRDTLRGLIEAEDLSTAIVFCNRKTTVRELAKSLQRSGYRAGEIHGDMDQSSRIAELDRFKAGTINILVASDVAARGLDVKGVSHVFNFDAPWHPDDYVHRIGRTGRAGAQGRAFTLVTPSDDEAIDNIQKLTGYNIPVHGTATADAAPAKDEPREEREPRRESRPARGGRGRAKPADPDAKRADDKRNEAPRKKDAGRKPPPAARQDDDGSDDGWNGPMPGFLSVGFGS; encoded by the coding sequence ATGAAATTTGCCGACCTCGGCCTTTCCGACGAACTTTTGCGCGCGATCGACGAGTCGGGCTATAGCGAACCGACTGCAATCCAGGCGGGCGCCATCCCCTCTGTCCTGATGATGCGCGACATGATCGGCATTGCACAGACGGGAACGGGGAAAACCGCCTCCTTTGTGCTGCCGATGATCGACATATTGGCGCACGGCCGCGCCCGCGCGTTGATGCCGCGTTCGCTGATCCTCGAGCCGACGCGCGAACTGGCGGCGCAGGTCGCCGAAAACTTCGAAAAATACGGCAAGTATCACAAGCTGTCGATGGCGCTGCTGATCGGCGGCGTGCAGATGGGCGACCAGATCAAGGCGCTCGAAAAAGGTGTCGATGTGCTGATCGCGACGCCGGGGCGGCTGATGGACCTGTTCGAGCGCGGCAAGATCTTGCTCACCGGCTGCAACCTGCTGGTGATCGACGAGGCCGACCGGATGCTCGACATGGGGTTCATTCCCGACATCGAGAATATCTGCACCAAGCTGCCTGCCAATCGCCAGACCCTGCTGTTCTCGGCGACGATGCCGCCGCCGATCAAGAAGCTGGCCGACAAGTTCCTGTCGAACCCCAAGACGATCGAGGTCGCGCGCCCCGCGAGCCGTAACGAGAATATCGAGCAGTTCGTGGTCAAGACGTCCGAACGCGGCAAGCGCGATACGCTGCGCGGGCTGATCGAGGCCGAGGATCTGTCGACCGCGATCGTCTTTTGCAACCGCAAGACCACCGTGCGCGAGCTGGCGAAATCGCTCCAGCGCTCCGGCTACAGGGCCGGCGAGATCCATGGCGACATGGACCAGTCGAGCCGCATCGCCGAACTCGACCGGTTCAAGGCGGGAACGATCAACATATTGGTGGCGTCGGACGTCGCGGCGCGCGGGCTCGACGTCAAGGGCGTCAGCCATGTGTTCAACTTCGACGCGCCCTGGCATCCCGACGATTATGTCCACCGCATCGGCCGCACCGGCCGCGCGGGGGCACAAGGGCGTGCTTTCACATTGGTGACGCCGTCGGATGACGAGGCGATCGACAATATCCAGAAGCTGACCGGTTACAATATCCCCGTCCACGGGACCGCCACGGCCGACGCCGCCCCGGCGAAGGACGAGCCGCGCGAGGAGCGCGAACCGCGCCGCGAAAGCCGTCCGGCCCGTGGTGGACGCGGTCGTGCCAAGCCTGCCGACCCGGACGCGAAACGCGCGGACGACAAGCGCAACGAAGCTCCCAGGAAAAAGGACGCGGGCCGCAAGCCGCCGCCCGCCGCGCGGCAGGACGACGATGGCTCCGACGACGGCTGGAATGGCCCGATGCCGGGTTTCCTGTCGGTTGGGTTCGGGAGCTGA
- a CDS encoding IS5 family transposase (programmed frameshift): MEGEVLRDDQWERLREFVPGGRKGKRGPRSDGRRFLDALLWLAHSGGRWRDLPERFGPYQTVKRRYYRWIEQGVIDRIFAAVSDDPDIEWLAIDATVIRAQAQAAGARGKKGGVQAQALGRSRGGFGTKIHAVVDALGLPVRFMLGPGQQNDMAPACDLIRGLKAEHVLADRAYDADSLCDLITEQGGEPVIPPRRHRKVQRSYDRIAYKQRWGIEGFFAKLKQWRRIATRHDKLAANFLGFIKLASIMLWLK, from the exons GTGGAAGGCGAGGTTCTCAGGGACGATCAGTGGGAGCGGCTTCGGGAGTTTGTGCCTGGTGGCCGCAAGGGCAAGCGCGGACCGCGCAGCGATGGTCGGCGGTTTCTGGATGCTTTGCTGTGGCTGGCGCATTCGGGTGGGCGGTGGCGTGATCTGCCCGAGCGATTTGGCCCCTACCAGACTGTAAAGCGGCGCTATTATCGTTGGATCGAACAGGGGGTGATCGACCGGATATTCGCAGCCGTGTCCGATGACCCCGACATCGAATGGCTGGCGATCGACGCCACCGTAATCCGTGCCCAAGCCCAGGCCGCCGGGGCCAGGG GTAAAAAGGGGGGCGTTCAAGCCCAGGCTCTGGGCCGCTCAAGAGGCGGGTTCGGGACCAAGATCCACGCTGTAGTCGATGCTCTCGGCCTGCCGGTGCGCTTCATGCTCGGCCCCGGCCAGCAGAACGATATGGCCCCGGCCTGCGACCTGATCCGCGGCCTGAAGGCCGAACACGTGCTGGCCGACCGCGCCTACGACGCCGATAGCCTGTGCGATCTCATCACCGAACAAGGCGGCGAACCGGTCATTCCGCCCCGCCGCCACCGCAAGGTCCAGCGCAGTTACGACCGCATCGCATACAAACAGCGCTGGGGCATCGAGGGCTTCTTCGCCAAACTCAAGCAATGGCGACGCATCGCCACCCGCCATGACAAACTCGCCGCAAACTTCCTTGGCTTCATCAAACTCGCAAGCATAATGTTGTGGCTCAAATGA
- a CDS encoding IS481-like element ISSpal1 family transposase → MGQILHGSAKTTHAIRGELQRSQASVASLARKYGINEKTVLKWRHRQSVDDMPMGPKERRSTVLSPMEEAAIVALRVQARLPLDDVYIALKDVIPQLTRSSLHRCLQRHGISRLPKADREKPKKFKDYEIGYFHIDIAELRYEGGKAFLYVAVDRTSKLVFARIYRKATKLAAAAFLKVLVKTVPYRIHTVLTDNGVQFVQPQRGQSRQWLIHIFERVCLENGIEHRLTKPYHPWTNGQAERMVRTIKEATVKSFHYASIQELRRHVSDWLIAYNFAKQLKALKFRTPYEAIEELWKSKPDVFIVKPNHHMLGPNT, encoded by the coding sequence ATGGGACAGATTTTACACGGGAGCGCCAAGACCACGCACGCCATTCGAGGCGAGCTACAGCGATCGCAAGCTTCGGTCGCGAGCCTCGCGAGGAAGTACGGGATCAACGAGAAGACCGTCTTGAAGTGGCGCCATCGGCAGTCTGTGGACGACATGCCGATGGGGCCGAAGGAGCGCCGCAGCACCGTCCTCTCGCCTATGGAAGAAGCTGCCATCGTGGCGTTGCGGGTTCAGGCGCGGTTGCCGCTCGACGACGTCTACATCGCGCTAAAGGACGTGATCCCGCAGTTGACGCGCTCGTCGCTGCATCGCTGCCTGCAACGGCATGGCATCAGCCGCCTGCCCAAAGCGGACCGCGAGAAGCCGAAGAAGTTCAAGGATTATGAGATCGGCTACTTCCACATCGACATCGCCGAGCTACGCTATGAGGGCGGCAAGGCCTTCCTCTATGTGGCGGTGGACCGCACCTCGAAGCTGGTCTTCGCCCGCATCTATCGCAAGGCCACAAAGCTTGCCGCCGCAGCTTTCCTCAAGGTGCTGGTCAAGACCGTGCCTTACAGGATCCACACCGTGCTGACCGACAATGGCGTCCAGTTCGTCCAGCCCCAGCGCGGCCAGAGCCGGCAATGGCTGATCCACATCTTCGAGCGGGTCTGCCTCGAAAACGGCATCGAGCATCGGCTGACCAAGCCCTACCACCCATGGACCAATGGTCAAGCCGAGCGGATGGTCCGAACCATCAAGGAAGCGACCGTCAAATCCTTCCATTATGCCTCGATCCAGGAACTGCGACGACACGTCAGCGACTGGCTGATCGCCTACAACTTCGCCAAGCAGCTCAAGGCTCTCAAGTTCAGGACACCATATGAAGCCATCGAGGAACTCTGGAAATCAAAGCCCGATGTCTTTATCGTCAAACCCAACCATCACATGCTGGGACCAAACACCTAG
- a CDS encoding NADP-dependent oxidoreductase translates to MKAWHLTSRPQGLPTIDNFALRDLPDTPLDKDQLRVRNLWLSVDPYMRGRMNDAKSYAASFQLDQPMTGGAIGKVLESRMEGFAPGDLVLHMGGWREGGVIGLDMMPNKLPTALLDAGLPPQTFLHNMGLTGGTAWIGLLRVAAAKPGDTVFVSASAGAVGSAVVQIAKAREMTVIGSAGGAEKCAWVTELGADAAIDYKAAPVLPQLAAALERLGKPGIDVYFDNVGGEHLDAAFATANDFARFAICGMIDVYNDAKPQEMKYLIRTIPARIRMEGFIYTDQFIDCMEEFYADMSGLIASGAVTIRETVHEGIEAAPEAFLGLFSGENIGKMLVRV, encoded by the coding sequence ATGAAAGCCTGGCATCTGACCAGTCGTCCGCAGGGGCTGCCGACGATCGACAATTTCGCGCTCCGCGACCTGCCCGACACGCCGCTCGACAAAGATCAGCTCCGCGTGCGCAACCTCTGGCTCTCGGTTGATCCCTATATGCGCGGGCGGATGAACGACGCCAAAAGCTATGCCGCGAGTTTCCAGCTCGACCAGCCGATGACGGGCGGCGCGATCGGCAAAGTTCTCGAAAGCCGGATGGAGGGCTTCGCCCCCGGCGACCTCGTCCTCCACATGGGCGGCTGGCGCGAGGGCGGCGTGATCGGCCTCGACATGATGCCGAACAAGCTGCCGACCGCCCTGCTCGACGCGGGGCTGCCACCGCAGACCTTCCTGCACAATATGGGCCTCACCGGCGGCACCGCGTGGATCGGACTGCTGCGCGTCGCTGCGGCGAAACCCGGCGATACCGTTTTCGTTTCGGCCTCCGCGGGCGCGGTCGGATCGGCGGTGGTCCAGATCGCCAAGGCGCGCGAGATGACCGTGATCGGCTCGGCCGGTGGCGCCGAAAAATGCGCCTGGGTGACCGAACTCGGCGCCGATGCCGCGATCGATTACAAGGCGGCGCCGGTCCTGCCCCAGCTCGCCGCCGCGCTCGAACGCCTCGGCAAACCCGGCATCGACGTCTATTTCGACAATGTCGGCGGCGAACATCTCGACGCCGCTTTTGCGACCGCGAATGATTTTGCGCGTTTCGCCATCTGCGGAATGATCGACGTCTATAACGACGCAAAGCCGCAGGAAATGAAATATCTCATCCGCACCATTCCCGCGCGCATCCGCATGGAGGGTTTCATCTACACCGACCAGTTCATCGATTGCATGGAAGAATTCTACGCCGACATGAGCGGCCTGATCGCAAGCGGCGCGGTGACGATCCGCGAGACGGTACATGAGGGGATCGAAGCAGCGCCAGAGGCCTTCCTCGGCCTCTTTTCGGGTGAGAATATCGGCAAGATGCTGGTGCGGGTCTAG
- a CDS encoding septal ring lytic transglycosylase RlpA family protein — translation MLLALAACAGGGYRPVADTPVRIGPAYTIRGATYVPAAAPDYDAVGYASWYGSESGDRTANGERFRPDWITAAHTTLPLPTYVEVTALDTGRRIIVRVNDRGPFAGRGRIIDLSRGAAEALGLRAQGHAPVRVRRVEPSEKDRKRLREGKAAAALAPVPADELQRLRARLR, via the coding sequence ATGCTTCTGGCGCTTGCCGCCTGCGCCGGCGGCGGTTACCGCCCGGTGGCCGACACGCCCGTACGGATCGGGCCGGCCTATACGATCCGTGGCGCCACCTATGTTCCTGCCGCCGCGCCCGACTATGACGCGGTGGGTTATGCGAGCTGGTACGGAAGCGAGTCGGGCGACCGGACGGCGAACGGTGAGCGGTTCCGTCCCGACTGGATCACTGCCGCGCACACAACCCTGCCGCTGCCAACCTATGTCGAGGTGACCGCGCTCGATACCGGGCGGCGGATCATCGTGCGCGTCAACGACCGCGGCCCCTTCGCGGGGCGCGGGCGGATCATCGACCTGTCGCGCGGCGCCGCCGAGGCGCTGGGGTTGCGGGCGCAGGGTCATGCGCCGGTGCGCGTGCGCCGCGTCGAGCCGTCGGAAAAGGACCGCAAGCGGCTGCGCGAGGGCAAGGCCGCTGCGGCGCTGGCGCCCGTGCCTGCGGACGAATTGCAGCGGCTGCGCGCGCGGCTCCGTTAG
- the rsmD gene encoding 16S rRNA (guanine(966)-N(2))-methyltransferase RsmD, with protein MRVIAGEWRGRKLLAPRNDATRPTADRTRETLFSMLTSRLGSFEGLYVADLFAGSGALGIEALSRGAEQCLFAEQDREALDALRKNLAALGAGPRADVRAGSVLALGRALRTFDLLLIDAPYATGAGSVALDKLARLGWIAPDSWISIETGERESVEIAGFEIDAERRVGKAKLTLLRPL; from the coding sequence ATGAGGGTCATCGCCGGCGAATGGCGCGGTCGCAAGCTGCTCGCGCCCAGAAACGACGCCACCCGCCCGACCGCCGACCGCACACGCGAAACGCTCTTCTCGATGCTGACCAGCCGCCTCGGCAGCTTCGAGGGGCTTTATGTCGCCGACCTTTTCGCGGGGTCGGGCGCGTTGGGGATCGAGGCGCTGTCGCGCGGCGCCGAGCAATGCCTGTTTGCCGAACAGGACCGCGAAGCACTCGATGCCCTCCGCAAAAACCTCGCCGCCCTCGGCGCAGGCCCACGCGCCGATGTCCGGGCCGGATCGGTGCTCGCGCTCGGCCGCGCGCTGCGAACATTTGACCTGCTGCTCATCGACGCGCCCTATGCCACTGGCGCGGGCAGCGTCGCGCTCGACAAACTCGCCCGCCTCGGCTGGATCGCGCCCGACAGCTGGATTTCGATCGAGACGGGCGAGCGCGAGTCGGTCGAGATCGCGGGTTTCGAGATCGACGCCGAACGCAGAGTCGGCAAGGCGAAACTCACGCTCCTGCGCCCACTCTAA
- a CDS encoding pseudouridine synthase, whose protein sequence is MTTRRPPRSAPRPGADRSAAAAPRGRRAARADAPPRKLPADTEREDGPQRIAKLLARAGVGSRRDVERMIEEGRIALNGEVVTQPAPLLASLEGLTVDGNPVAKPVSTRLYRFHKPAGCLTAARDPKGRKTIYDVLPKGLPRLMPVGRLDYNTEGLLLLTNDGAFKRQLELPASGVERTYRARAFGDISQAQLEELVMGIEIDGIRYGKIDANLERRTGRNQWIEMTLTEGKNREVRRVLEHLGLQVSRLIRTRYGEFTLAGLDMGAVEVVPRDELFKFRRQLAK, encoded by the coding sequence ATGACGACCCGCCGTCCGCCCCGCTCCGCCCCGCGCCCCGGCGCCGACCGCTCTGCCGCAGCGGCCCCGCGCGGCCGCCGCGCCGCGCGTGCCGACGCGCCGCCGCGCAAGCTTCCCGCCGACACTGAACGCGAGGACGGGCCGCAGCGCATCGCCAAGCTGCTCGCGCGCGCCGGGGTCGGCTCGCGCCGCGATGTCGAGCGGATGATCGAGGAAGGCCGGATCGCGCTCAACGGCGAAGTCGTCACCCAGCCCGCGCCGCTCCTCGCGTCGCTTGAAGGGCTGACGGTCGACGGCAATCCGGTCGCCAAACCGGTTTCGACGCGCCTCTATCGCTTCCACAAGCCGGCGGGCTGCCTCACGGCGGCGCGCGACCCCAAGGGCCGCAAGACGATCTATGACGTGCTGCCCAAGGGATTGCCGCGGCTGATGCCGGTCGGCCGGCTCGACTATAATACCGAGGGGTTGCTGCTGCTCACCAACGACGGCGCGTTCAAGCGTCAACTCGAACTGCCCGCGAGCGGGGTCGAGCGCACCTACCGCGCCCGTGCCTTTGGCGACATCAGCCAGGCGCAGCTCGAGGAGCTGGTGATGGGGATCGAGATCGACGGGATTCGCTATGGGAAAATCGACGCCAATCTCGAACGCCGCACCGGGCGCAACCAGTGGATCGAAATGACGCTGACCGAAGGCAAGAACCGCGAAGTGCGCCGCGTGCTCGAACATCTGGGGTTGCAGGTCAGCCGCCTGATCCGCACCCGCTATGGCGAGTTTACCCTCGCCGGACTCGACATGGGCGCGGTCGAGGTCGTGCCGCGCGACGAATTGTTCAAGTTCCGGCGGCAACTGGCCAAATGA
- a CDS encoding response regulator, translating into MLFGPRPSCIKRLLVIEDDPLTAFDNEHTLKHAGYDVVATVDSGEAAVRFIAAEQIDALVLDLGLAGDMTGRDVARLARDRGIAVLLVTGRCPEDASDIAMACLDKPHSPSALVAALKALETMICKNRAPRKVAGLTTWWRPAAA; encoded by the coding sequence ATGCTCTTTGGTCCGCGTCCTTCCTGCATCAAGCGGCTGCTGGTCATCGAGGATGACCCGCTGACGGCGTTCGACAATGAGCATACGCTGAAGCACGCGGGCTATGACGTCGTCGCGACGGTCGATTCGGGCGAGGCGGCGGTGCGTTTTATCGCGGCGGAACAGATCGATGCGCTGGTGCTCGACCTCGGCCTCGCTGGCGATATGACCGGGCGCGACGTCGCGCGGCTGGCGCGCGACCGCGGCATCGCCGTGCTGCTGGTCACCGGTCGATGCCCCGAGGACGCAAGCGACATCGCCATGGCCTGCCTCGACAAGCCGCACAGCCCGTCGGCGCTGGTCGCCGCGCTGAAGGCGCTCGAAACGATGATCTGCAAGAATCGGGCGCCGCGCAAGGTCGCGGGCCTGACGACCTGGTGGCGCCCCGCCGCGGCCTGA
- a CDS encoding MFS transporter codes for MTTAPPQDWWHSFRPYLERAPLAALLLGISSGFPYAMIGATLTTRLSQDGFQKSSITAFSLAFLVYNFKPLWAWLVDAVRLPGARFVGQRVSWMILAAALVILAVANLAMVDPARVGQSPVGQMMIWLGLGREGEFAALFEMAMGAVLVGLAGATFDIVIDAYRIEILKPEQLGVGSGMSQYGWRIGSAGAGAIALFVAARQGWEAAYLVCALLALPAVLAALWVGEPERHREAVQREGRPGIIAGIVGPFAEFFSRHGAWLVLLFILLHKIGDTLANLTLRLLLDDLGFSNDEIAIYDVGIGFWAYLIGIFIGGALYARLGMKKSVLLSLILMAISNFSFALLAAAGHSNWGLAGAIAFENIASGIGGVVVVAYFSALCDLRFTAAHYALISSAASIVGRFLTGTTAGAMMDAFGNVTFYLLTVAAALPGIILFWLMMRSGLVDLSVGTAGRAGSAAKEPAA; via the coding sequence GTGACAACGGCGCCGCCGCAAGACTGGTGGCACAGCTTCCGCCCCTATCTGGAGCGTGCGCCGCTCGCGGCGTTGCTGCTCGGCATATCATCCGGTTTTCCCTACGCCATGATCGGCGCGACGCTCACGACGCGGCTGTCGCAGGACGGATTCCAGAAATCTTCGATCACCGCCTTTTCACTCGCTTTCCTCGTCTATAATTTCAAACCGCTCTGGGCGTGGCTTGTCGACGCGGTGCGCCTGCCGGGCGCGCGGTTCGTCGGCCAGCGCGTCAGCTGGATGATCCTTGCCGCCGCGCTTGTGATATTGGCGGTCGCAAACCTCGCGATGGTCGACCCCGCGCGTGTCGGCCAGTCGCCCGTCGGGCAGATGATGATCTGGCTCGGCCTCGGCCGCGAGGGCGAATTTGCTGCCCTTTTCGAAATGGCGATGGGGGCGGTGCTCGTCGGACTCGCCGGCGCGACGTTCGACATCGTGATCGACGCCTATCGGATCGAGATATTGAAGCCCGAACAGCTTGGCGTCGGGTCGGGCATGTCGCAATATGGTTGGCGCATCGGATCGGCGGGGGCGGGCGCCATCGCGCTGTTCGTGGCGGCACGCCAAGGCTGGGAAGCGGCGTATCTGGTTTGCGCGCTGCTCGCGCTACCGGCGGTGCTTGCGGCTCTGTGGGTCGGCGAGCCCGAGCGCCACCGCGAGGCGGTGCAGCGCGAGGGACGACCGGGCATCATCGCGGGTATCGTCGGCCCCTTCGCCGAATTTTTCAGCCGCCACGGCGCGTGGCTGGTGCTGCTGTTTATCCTGCTCCACAAAATCGGCGACACGCTCGCCAATCTGACGCTAAGGCTGCTGCTCGACGATCTGGGGTTCAGCAATGACGAGATTGCCATTTATGACGTCGGGATCGGCTTCTGGGCCTATCTGATCGGCATTTTTATCGGCGGCGCTCTCTATGCGCGGCTCGGCATGAAGAAATCGGTGCTGCTCAGCCTCATCCTGATGGCGATCAGCAATTTCAGCTTCGCGCTGCTCGCCGCCGCCGGGCACAGCAATTGGGGTCTCGCAGGCGCTATCGCGTTCGAAAATATCGCCAGCGGGATCGGGGGCGTTGTCGTCGTCGCCTATTTCTCGGCGCTATGCGACCTTCGCTTTACCGCCGCCCATTATGCACTCATCAGTTCGGCGGCCAGTATCGTCGGTCGCTTTCTGACCGGCACGACAGCGGGCGCGATGATGGATGCGTTCGGCAATGTGACTTTCTATCTGCTCACCGTGGCGGCGGCTTTGCCGGGCATCATCCTTTTCTGGCTGATGATGCGCAGCGGGCTGGTCGACCTGTCGGTGGGCACGGCGGGCAGGGCAGGAAGCGCTGCGAAAGAGCCGGCCGCCTGA